One part of the Quercus lobata isolate SW786 chromosome 7, ValleyOak3.0 Primary Assembly, whole genome shotgun sequence genome encodes these proteins:
- the LOC115953526 gene encoding thaumatin-like protein 1, giving the protein MMKTLALYGLTLAFFFLSGAHSARITFTNNCPYTVWPGTLTSDQKPQLSTTGFELASTASSAIDVQAPWKGRFWARTLCSTDSSGRFSCATAECSSGQVSCNGNGAVPPASLVEINIAADGGMDFYDVSLVDGFNLPVSVATQGGTGECKASSCPANVNAACPAELQVKGSDGSVIACKSACIAFNEPQYCCTGAYDKPETCPPTNYSQIFEQQCPQAYSYAYDDQNSTFTCSGAPNYVITFCP; this is encoded by the exons ATGATGAAAACTCTGGCACTCTACGGCCTCACCTTGGCCTTCTTTTTCCTATCTG GTGCTCACTCTGCTAGAATAACTTTCACAAACAACTGTCCATATACCGTTTGGCCAGGAACCTTAACTTCAGATCAAAAACCGCAATTATCAACTACTGGGTTTGAGTTAGCATCTACAGCATCCTCAGCAATAGATGTCCAAGCTCCATGGAAAGGCCGATTCTGGGCCCGAACCCTATGCTCCACAGATAGCTCGGGAAGGTTCAGTTGCGCTACTGCAGAATGTAGCTCTGGTCAAGTTTCATGCAATGGTAACGGTGCAGTTCCGCCAGCTTCTTTGGTAGAAATCAACATAGCCGCCGATGGTGGAATGGACTTCTATGATGTTAGCCTTGTAGATGGGTTCAACTTGCCTGTTTCAGTAGCCACACAAGGCGGAACTGGCGAATGCAAGGCCTCAAGCTGTCCAGCCAACGTGAACGCGGCTTGCCCAGCAGAGCTGCAAGTGAAAGGGTCTGATGGGAGCGTTATTGCTTGCAAGAGTGCATGTATCGCTTTCAATGAACCACAATATTGTTGCACTGGCGCATATGACAAGCCTGAAACATGTCCACCCACAAACTACTCTCAGATCTTTGAGCAGCAATGTCCTCAAGCTTATAGCTATGCTTATGACGATCAGAACAGCACATTTACTTGCTCTGGTGCACCCAACTACGTTATCACTTTCTGTCCATAA